In Nitrobacteraceae bacterium AZCC 1564, the following proteins share a genomic window:
- a CDS encoding two-component system chemotaxis sensor kinase CheA (product_source=KO:K03407; cath_funfam=1.10.287.560,1.20.120.160,2.30.30.40,3.30.565.10,3.40.50.2300; cog=COG0643,COG0784; ko=KO:K03407; pfam=PF00072,PF01584,PF01627,PF02518,PF02895; smart=SM00073,SM00260,SM00387,SM00448,SM01231; superfamily=47226,47384,50341,52172,55874): MDDLLREFITETNESLDTVDNQLVRFEQDPNNAKILDNIFRLVHTIKGTCGFLGLPRLEALAHAAETLMGKFRDGMPVTGEAVTLILTTIDRIKDILGQLEETEAEPEGADRDLIDALERMVEQGEQAAEAPATSAPAAAAAPAATQGTLVAQTLERELRPGEVSLDELERAFRETEIEIASPPVAPVAPVQAEAPKKPAAAKAAPKKSSSEAAEGGDGDKVANQSIRVNVDTLEHLMTMVSELVLTRNQLLEISRRNEDSEFKVPLQRLSNVTAELQEGVMKTRMQPIGNAWQKLPRIVRDLSSELGKQIELEMHGADTELDRQVLDLIKDPLTHMVRNSADHGLESTAERVAAGKPEQGTIRVSAYHEGGHIIICIADNGRGLNTERIKAKAVSNGLATEAEIEKMTEAQVHKFIFAPGFSTAAAITSVSGRGVGMDVVRTNIDQIGGTIDVKSVPGEGSSFTIKIPLTLAIVSALIVEAAGDRFAIPQLSVVELVRARANSDHRIERIKDTPVLRLRNKLLPLMHLKKLLKIDDGASSDPENGFIVVTQVGSQTFGIVVDGVFHTEEIVVKPMSTKLRHIGMFSGNTILGDGAVIMIIDPNGIAQSLGTSVASQNEINDENAATRSNAEGQLTSLLVFRAGSSQPKAVPLALVTRLEEIAIDKIEFSNGRYMVQYRDQLMPLVRIENVSIRESGVQPILVFADDGRSMGLVVDEIIDIVEEHLSIEVASTQDGILGSAVVKGQATEVIDVGHFLPMAFADWFARKEMRPSMTAQTVLLVDDSAFFRNMLAPVLKAAGYRVSVAQSGQEGLNLLRAGQHFDVILTDIEMPEMNGFEFAEAIRSDRRMETMPIIALSSLISPAAIERGRQAGFHDYVAKFDRPGLIAALKEQTAEVKQAA; this comes from the coding sequence ATGGACGATTTGTTGCGGGAATTTATAACTGAGACCAACGAGAGCCTCGACACCGTCGATAATCAGTTGGTGCGTTTTGAGCAGGACCCGAACAACGCGAAGATTCTCGATAATATCTTTCGCCTCGTTCACACCATTAAGGGGACTTGCGGTTTTCTAGGATTGCCGAGACTGGAAGCGTTGGCGCACGCCGCCGAAACGCTGATGGGCAAATTCCGCGATGGCATGCCCGTGACCGGCGAGGCCGTGACGCTGATCCTGACAACGATTGATCGAATCAAAGACATTCTTGGTCAGCTTGAGGAGACCGAAGCGGAGCCCGAGGGGGCGGATCGCGATTTGATCGACGCGCTGGAACGCATGGTCGAACAAGGTGAGCAGGCCGCAGAAGCACCCGCCACATCTGCTCCCGCGGCTGCCGCCGCCCCGGCCGCGACCCAAGGAACGTTGGTCGCCCAGACGTTGGAGCGCGAACTGCGTCCCGGTGAAGTGTCGCTGGACGAACTAGAGCGAGCATTCCGGGAAACTGAAATCGAAATTGCTTCGCCACCTGTCGCCCCTGTTGCGCCGGTGCAGGCTGAGGCTCCCAAGAAGCCCGCAGCAGCCAAGGCTGCGCCAAAGAAATCAAGTAGCGAAGCAGCGGAAGGTGGCGACGGCGACAAGGTCGCCAACCAGTCAATTCGTGTCAACGTCGATACGCTCGAGCATCTGATGACGATGGTGTCCGAGCTCGTGTTGACTCGCAACCAGCTGCTTGAAATCAGCCGGCGTAACGAAGACTCCGAATTCAAGGTCCCGTTGCAGCGTCTCTCCAACGTCACGGCCGAGTTGCAGGAAGGCGTCATGAAGACGCGTATGCAGCCGATCGGTAATGCCTGGCAGAAGCTGCCGCGCATCGTGCGCGACCTGTCGAGCGAACTCGGCAAGCAGATCGAGCTGGAAATGCACGGCGCCGATACCGAACTCGACCGCCAGGTTCTCGATCTGATCAAGGACCCCCTGACGCACATGGTCCGCAACTCCGCGGATCACGGTCTTGAATCGACCGCCGAGCGTGTGGCCGCCGGTAAGCCTGAACAGGGCACGATCAGGGTTTCCGCCTATCACGAAGGCGGGCACATCATCATCTGCATCGCGGATAACGGTCGTGGCCTGAACACCGAGCGCATCAAGGCGAAGGCAGTTTCCAATGGTCTGGCCACCGAGGCCGAGATCGAAAAGATGACCGAGGCCCAGGTCCACAAGTTCATCTTTGCACCGGGCTTCTCGACTGCGGCGGCGATCACGAGCGTCTCGGGCCGCGGCGTCGGCATGGACGTGGTTCGCACTAATATCGACCAGATCGGCGGCACCATCGACGTGAAGTCCGTGCCGGGTGAAGGTTCGAGCTTCACCATCAAGATTCCGCTGACGCTGGCGATCGTGTCGGCACTGATCGTGGAAGCAGCCGGCGACCGGTTTGCGATTCCTCAGCTGTCAGTCGTCGAGCTTGTTCGCGCGCGCGCAAACTCCGATCATCGCATCGAACGCATCAAGGACACGCCGGTTCTGCGGCTCCGCAACAAACTGCTGCCGTTGATGCATCTGAAGAAGCTGCTGAAGATCGATGACGGCGCATCAAGCGATCCTGAAAACGGTTTCATCGTGGTCACCCAGGTCGGCAGTCAGACCTTCGGCATCGTCGTCGATGGCGTGTTCCATACCGAGGAAATCGTCGTCAAGCCGATGTCCACCAAGCTTCGCCATATCGGCATGTTCTCCGGCAACACCATTCTCGGTGATGGTGCGGTGATCATGATCATCGACCCGAACGGCATTGCTCAGTCGCTTGGTACCTCTGTTGCCTCGCAAAATGAGATCAACGACGAGAATGCCGCCACGCGCTCTAACGCGGAAGGCCAGCTCACGTCGCTGCTGGTGTTCCGTGCAGGATCCTCGCAGCCCAAGGCAGTGCCACTGGCGCTCGTTACGCGGCTTGAGGAGATTGCGATCGACAAGATCGAGTTCTCGAACGGCCGCTACATGGTGCAATACCGTGACCAACTGATGCCGCTGGTCCGGATTGAGAATGTCTCGATCCGCGAGAGCGGCGTTCAGCCGATCCTTGTGTTCGCAGACGACGGACGCTCGATGGGATTGGTGGTCGACGAGATCATTGACATCGTCGAGGAGCACCTCAGCATCGAAGTCGCCAGCACGCAGGACGGTATCCTCGGCTCTGCGGTGGTGAAGGGACAGGCGACAGAGGTGATCGATGTCGGTCACTTCCTGCCGATGGCTTTCGCCGACTGGTTCGCGCGGAAGGAAATGCGTCCGTCAATGACTGCGCAGACCGTTCTGCTGGTCGACGACTCTGCATTCTTCCGCAACATGCTGGCGCCGGTGCTGAAAGCCGCGGGCTATCGCGTCTCGGTCGCACAGAGCGGACAGGAAGGTCTCAACCTGTTGCGCGCGGGCCAGCACTTCGACGTCATTCTGACCGATATCGAAATGCCGGAAATGAATGGTTTCGAGTTTGCCGAGGCGATCCGATCCGATCGCCGCATGGAAACGATGCCAATCATTGCACTGTCATCGCTGATTTCGCCCGCCGCGATCGAGCGAGGCAGACAGGCCGGTTTCCATGACTATGTCGCGAAATTCGACCGCCCTGGCTTGATTGCCGCCTTGAAGGAACAGACCGCTGAAGTGAAGCAGGCGGCGTAA
- a CDS encoding histidine phosphotransferase ChpT (product_source=KO:K13588; cog=COG5385; ko=KO:K13588; pfam=PF10090; superfamily=47384): MSDTPTPGPAPDALELAALMCSRVCHDLINPIGAIVNGLEVFDSSNKEDDREFALDLIRKSAKSTSARLQFCRIAYGAAGSAGSQIDLGEAQKISRGHLEDEKTKLTWNLPHMLMAKNRVKLLLNMLVIAQQAIPRGGELIIDPVGEGETMGFRIRAAGTHAREPQNVAEQLKIDNAGSVTAHGVQPYYTALLAQACGFKVTLTPETEAVVVATS; this comes from the coding sequence ATGTCTGACACACCGACTCCCGGTCCCGCCCCAGACGCACTTGAACTCGCAGCACTGATGTGCTCGCGCGTCTGTCATGACCTCATCAATCCGATCGGCGCGATCGTCAACGGGCTTGAGGTGTTCGATAGCAGCAATAAGGAGGACGATCGCGAATTTGCGCTCGACCTGATCCGCAAGAGTGCGAAGTCCACTTCGGCACGGCTGCAGTTCTGCCGCATTGCCTACGGAGCGGCGGGATCAGCCGGTTCACAGATCGACCTCGGCGAGGCGCAGAAGATATCGCGTGGCCATCTCGAGGACGAGAAAACCAAGCTCACCTGGAATCTACCGCACATGCTGATGGCGAAGAACCGCGTCAAGCTGCTGCTCAACATGCTGGTGATTGCGCAGCAGGCTATTCCGCGAGGCGGTGAGCTCATCATTGACCCGGTCGGTGAAGGTGAGACGATGGGATTCCGCATTCGCGCCGCCGGGACGCACGCGCGCGAACCGCAAAACGTCGCCGAACAATTGAAAATCGATAACGCAGGTTCGGTGACTGCGCACGGCGTACAGCCTTACTACACAGCGCTGCTTGCGCAGGCCTGTGGGTTCAAGGTCACCTTGACACCCGAGACCGAAGCGGTGGTCGTCGCGACGTCCTGA
- a CDS encoding two-component system chemotaxis response regulator CheY (product_source=KO:K03413; cath_funfam=3.40.50.2300; cog=COG0784; ko=KO:K03413; pfam=PF00072; smart=SM00448; superfamily=52172) gives MKTCLIVDDSSVIRKVARRILEGLDFQIVEAEDGEKAVEVCKHGMPDAVLLDWNMPVMDGYEFLRNLRLMPGGDKPKVVFCTTENDVAHIARALHAGANEYIMKPFDKDIVTAKFHEVGLI, from the coding sequence ATGAAAACATGTTTGATCGTTGATGATTCAAGCGTCATCCGAAAGGTTGCGCGGCGCATTCTGGAAGGCCTCGACTTTCAGATCGTGGAAGCGGAGGACGGCGAGAAGGCCGTCGAAGTCTGCAAGCACGGAATGCCGGACGCTGTTCTTCTCGACTGGAACATGCCGGTCATGGATGGCTACGAATTTCTCCGCAACCTTCGCTTGATGCCCGGTGGCGATAAGCCCAAGGTCGTATTCTGTACGACTGAGAATGATGTTGCGCATATTGCGCGGGCGCTGCATGCCGGCGCCAACGAATACATCATGAAGCCGTTCGACAAGGATATCGTCACGGCGAAATTCCATGAGGTCGGCTTGATTTAA
- a CDS encoding YHS domain-containing protein (product_source=COG3350; cath_funfam=1.10.620.20; cog=COG3350; superfamily=47240) yields the protein MEARPVLWAAETEQVVVNRHSGLAIDGFDPVAYFTDAKATKGAPDVEVSQNGAIWRFRNEANRAAFVARPDIYGPQFGGYDPVDVARGKAVAGRAQLWLVSGGRLYLFSREESLAAFAANPANTLKLATSEWPTVRAMLSDY from the coding sequence ATGGAGGCGCGCCCGGTCCTCTGGGCCGCGGAGACCGAGCAGGTGGTCGTCAACCGTCATTCCGGTCTGGCAATCGATGGATTTGATCCGGTTGCCTATTTCACCGACGCAAAGGCAACCAAAGGGGCGCCGGATGTCGAGGTCTCCCAAAATGGAGCGATCTGGCGCTTTCGCAACGAAGCCAATCGTGCGGCATTTGTTGCCCGTCCGGACATCTACGGACCGCAATTCGGTGGGTACGATCCGGTCGACGTCGCAAGAGGCAAGGCCGTCGCGGGCCGGGCTCAGCTTTGGCTGGTTTCGGGTGGGAGGCTCTATCTGTTCAGCCGCGAGGAAAGCCTGGCAGCCTTTGCGGCCAATCCAGCGAATACGCTCAAGCTCGCCACCAGTGAATGGCCCACCGTGCGAGCTATGCTCTCGGACTACTGA
- a CDS encoding NitT/TauT family transport system permease protein (product_source=KO:K02050; cath_funfam=1.10.3720.10; cog=COG0600; ko=KO:K02050; pfam=PF00528; superfamily=161098; transmembrane_helix_parts=Inside_1_20,TMhelix_21_43,Outside_44_46,TMhelix_47_69,Inside_70_80,TMhelix_81_103,Outside_104_132,TMhelix_133_155,Inside_156_204,TMhelix_205_227,Outside_228_236,TMhelix_237_259,Inside_260_269), whose amino-acid sequence MLKASASVQRVSGIEKGISAAARLRIMQALLFAALMALWYALTETEVLPTFFFGQPIAVFKCVVQWFVTGEIFYHLWMTSVETVLGFTIGASLALICGLWFALSPTASSLSDPYIKAINAMPRVILAPIFSMWFGLGIWSKVALGVTLVFFVVFFNVYQGVREVSPVVLANARMLGASKGQLLRTVYLPSATSWVFSSLHTSVGMAFVGAVVGEYLGSSAGVGYLILQAEGVFDVNTVFAGIVVLTMAALLLDALVGIVERRLLKWRPT is encoded by the coding sequence ATGCTCAAAGCAAGCGCTAGTGTTCAGCGAGTCTCAGGTATCGAAAAGGGCATCAGTGCCGCTGCACGGCTTCGCATCATGCAGGCCTTGCTGTTTGCGGCTCTCATGGCGCTTTGGTATGCGCTCACTGAAACCGAGGTTTTGCCGACGTTCTTTTTCGGCCAGCCGATCGCCGTATTCAAATGCGTTGTTCAGTGGTTTGTGACGGGGGAGATATTCTACCATTTGTGGATGACTTCCGTCGAAACCGTACTCGGCTTTACCATCGGTGCGTCGTTGGCGTTGATCTGTGGACTGTGGTTTGCGCTTAGCCCGACAGCGTCATCGCTCTCGGACCCCTACATCAAGGCGATCAACGCCATGCCTCGCGTCATTCTGGCGCCGATTTTTTCGATGTGGTTCGGGCTTGGAATTTGGTCGAAGGTGGCGTTGGGCGTCACGCTGGTCTTCTTTGTTGTATTCTTCAACGTGTATCAGGGCGTCCGTGAAGTCAGCCCTGTCGTGCTGGCGAACGCCCGTATGCTTGGTGCGAGCAAAGGACAGTTGCTGCGAACGGTATATTTGCCGTCAGCGACCAGCTGGGTCTTTTCAAGTCTGCACACCTCGGTGGGGATGGCTTTCGTCGGTGCTGTCGTCGGAGAGTATTTGGGCTCATCGGCAGGTGTTGGATATCTCATCCTGCAGGCCGAAGGTGTCTTCGACGTGAATACCGTCTTTGCCGGCATTGTCGTGTTGACGATGGCAGCGCTTCTGCTGGATGCGCTTGTTGGAATCGTCGAACGACGTTTGCTGAAATGGCGTCCAACCTGA
- a CDS encoding 3'(2'), 5'-bisphosphate nucleotidase (product_source=KO:K01082; cath_funfam=3.30.540.10,3.40.190.80; cog=COG1218; ko=KO:K01082; pfam=PF00459; superfamily=56655; tigrfam=TIGR01331), which yields MAGPAIDADGAAALMEPLTDIVAKAGAAILAVSRSSMQIEGKADGSPVTEADMAADRVIAEGLAKLIPQIPALSEERTHLARRPYRDSFFLIDPLDGTQEFVAGRDEFTVNLALVTRGEPLLGIVGAPALGLIWRGVVGRGAERLLVTKDGETHAAESIRTRPHPGHAAPWIATVSRSHGDRRTEAFIAGRPGAVRQILGSAVKFCRVAEGGADIYPRLSPTSEWDVAAGHAVVTAAGGKVTDSNGTALRFGEAREGFLIPEFIAWGDPALVPAFRSS from the coding sequence ATGGCCGGGCCGGCAATCGATGCCGATGGCGCGGCGGCCCTCATGGAGCCGCTGACGGACATCGTCGCAAAAGCCGGCGCGGCCATCCTCGCCGTCAGCCGGTCCAGCATGCAGATCGAAGGCAAGGCCGACGGATCGCCGGTGACCGAGGCGGATATGGCCGCGGACCGTGTCATCGCGGAGGGATTGGCAAAACTTATCCCGCAAATACCGGCTTTGTCGGAAGAGCGGACCCATCTCGCCCGCCGGCCTTACAGAGATAGCTTCTTCCTGATCGATCCCCTGGATGGAACTCAGGAGTTCGTCGCCGGCCGCGACGAATTTACGGTCAATCTTGCATTGGTCACTCGTGGGGAGCCTCTCCTTGGCATCGTCGGTGCACCTGCCTTGGGATTGATTTGGCGAGGGGTGGTCGGCCGCGGCGCAGAGCGCCTTCTCGTCACTAAAGACGGCGAAACGCACGCAGCGGAGTCCATTCGAACCCGTCCCCATCCAGGGCATGCCGCCCCGTGGATTGCGACCGTCAGCCGATCTCATGGCGACAGGCGCACCGAGGCTTTCATCGCGGGTCGTCCCGGTGCGGTCCGGCAAATTCTCGGTTCGGCGGTCAAGTTTTGTCGCGTCGCCGAGGGAGGCGCCGACATCTACCCCCGCCTCTCCCCGACATCCGAGTGGGATGTTGCAGCCGGCCACGCTGTGGTGACGGCGGCTGGCGGAAAAGTCACAGACAGCAACGGCACGGCGCTCCGATTTGGCGAAGCGCGCGAGGGGTTTCTGATCCCGGAATTCATCGCATGGGGCGATCCGGCCCTAGTACCCGCTTTCCGAAGTTCGTGA
- a CDS encoding chromosome segregation ATPase (product_source=COG1196; cath_funfam=4.10.240.10; cog=COG1196; superfamily=57997; transmembrane_helix_parts=Inside_1_4,TMhelix_5_27,Outside_28_430), with translation MVEPIMYLAIGFLVSMLFGLMIVPLVHNRAVRLTTKRLEAATPLSMAEIQADKDQLRAEFAMSARRLEMSVEQLKNKTSSQLAELGKKSDAINRLKIELGEKNATIFALEAREKALKNEQRATEEEFTSRTQALRAAEQELADKRSELGKLTSELSQRSMTAESRQTELAAVRGQVDELQNRVKTAEREYTETQQRLAAQRGHADTATHELAEARGKVENLGARVSDLDRQLLVQSKEADMLSGRVSDLENRLALQGKILAEREYENNLLRQQVEAATKTEQQLRDEIASASGTDQSSLIEKLKAEKAAIEEQLGIARDERAKAQRELNLVHQQAETAWSTERTENALLRERINDIAAEVAKLAVTLEGPNSPIEAILASESDKPAISAIVRGTAANDPGVNGAAAETRGTLAERIRALQAHASRARQPG, from the coding sequence ATGGTCGAACCGATCATGTATTTGGCGATCGGTTTTCTGGTGTCGATGCTGTTCGGTCTGATGATCGTACCGCTGGTGCACAATCGCGCAGTGCGATTGACCACTAAGCGACTCGAAGCGGCCACCCCACTCTCGATGGCCGAAATTCAGGCCGACAAAGACCAGTTGCGTGCCGAGTTTGCGATGTCCGCACGGCGCCTCGAAATGAGTGTCGAACAGCTCAAGAATAAAACGAGTAGCCAACTGGCCGAGTTGGGCAAGAAGTCGGATGCGATCAATCGGTTGAAGATCGAACTCGGCGAGAAAAATGCGACGATCTTCGCGCTGGAAGCGCGCGAGAAGGCGCTAAAGAACGAACAGCGCGCCACGGAAGAAGAATTCACGTCCAGGACCCAGGCGCTGCGCGCAGCCGAACAGGAGCTGGCAGACAAACGCTCTGAACTCGGCAAGCTGACAAGCGAGCTGTCCCAACGCTCAATGACGGCGGAAAGCCGGCAGACTGAACTCGCCGCCGTCCGCGGGCAGGTTGATGAACTCCAAAATCGCGTCAAAACTGCCGAGCGGGAGTACACTGAAACCCAGCAACGTCTGGCCGCCCAGCGCGGTCACGCCGACACCGCCACGCACGAACTGGCCGAGGCACGTGGGAAGGTAGAGAACCTCGGCGCACGCGTGAGCGACCTCGATCGGCAACTGTTGGTGCAGTCCAAAGAAGCCGACATGTTGTCCGGACGCGTGAGCGATCTTGAAAATCGGCTTGCGCTGCAAGGCAAGATCCTCGCGGAACGCGAATACGAGAACAACCTGCTGCGGCAGCAGGTCGAAGCCGCGACCAAAACTGAACAGCAATTGCGCGACGAGATTGCTTCAGCCTCCGGAACCGATCAGTCATCACTGATCGAGAAACTGAAAGCCGAAAAGGCCGCCATTGAGGAGCAACTCGGCATCGCCCGCGACGAACGGGCCAAGGCTCAGCGCGAGCTCAACCTCGTTCATCAGCAGGCGGAAACCGCCTGGTCCACCGAACGCACGGAGAATGCCCTGCTGCGGGAACGGATCAACGACATTGCTGCGGAAGTCGCCAAGCTTGCGGTGACGCTTGAGGGGCCGAATTCTCCGATCGAGGCCATTCTCGCCTCCGAATCGGACAAACCCGCCATCAGCGCGATCGTCAGAGGAACGGCTGCGAACGATCCGGGCGTTAACGGGGCGGCGGCGGAGACCCGCGGCACGCTCGCCGAGCGCATCCGGGCTCTTCAGGCCCATGCCTCGCGCGCACGCCAACCCGGCTAA
- a CDS encoding NitT/TauT family transport system ATP-binding protein (product_source=KO:K02049; cath_funfam=3.40.50.300; cog=COG1116; ko=KO:K02049; pfam=PF00005; smart=SM00382; superfamily=52540), whose translation MGFMETKMAADAIAYQSTPAIAFKSVTCCFPKAAGKRGSEQQIYTAVKDVSLEIKDGEFVSVVGPTGCGKSTLLNVAAGLIHPTEGVVDIFGTPLGEINRDAGYMFQAESLMAWRTALQNVTVGLEYRGVSSSEARARAMDWLAKVGLAGFEDRYPHQLSGGMRKRVSLAQMLVLDPRIVLLDEPFSALDAQTRVLMENELLALWAANRKSVLFITHDLEEAISMSDRVVVLSAGPATHPIAEFEINLPRPRDVSEIRLTEQFLKLHHEIWDVMKEEVLKGYAQSKR comes from the coding sequence ATGGGATTCATGGAGACCAAGATGGCAGCCGACGCGATCGCGTATCAGTCGACTCCAGCCATCGCCTTCAAAAGTGTAACCTGCTGTTTTCCAAAAGCGGCAGGGAAACGCGGCTCCGAGCAGCAGATATACACCGCCGTCAAAGATGTTTCACTGGAGATCAAGGACGGCGAGTTTGTTTCTGTTGTCGGCCCGACCGGCTGCGGTAAATCGACTCTTCTCAATGTCGCGGCTGGATTGATCCACCCGACAGAAGGAGTGGTTGATATTTTCGGGACACCCCTTGGCGAGATCAACCGTGACGCGGGGTACATGTTTCAGGCCGAGTCCCTGATGGCGTGGCGCACCGCGCTTCAGAATGTCACCGTCGGTCTTGAGTATCGAGGCGTGAGTTCGTCCGAGGCACGGGCGCGAGCGATGGATTGGCTCGCAAAGGTCGGTCTTGCCGGATTTGAGGATCGATACCCGCATCAGCTTTCTGGAGGCATGCGGAAGCGTGTGTCTCTGGCTCAAATGCTGGTGCTCGATCCCCGGATTGTGCTTCTGGACGAGCCTTTCAGCGCACTCGACGCGCAGACTCGCGTGTTGATGGAAAACGAGTTGCTGGCGCTTTGGGCTGCCAACCGCAAGTCGGTTCTGTTCATTACGCACGATCTCGAAGAGGCCATATCCATGTCCGATCGCGTTGTTGTGCTGTCGGCCGGCCCAGCGACGCATCCGATCGCAGAATTCGAGATCAATCTGCCGCGGCCGCGTGACGTGTCCGAGATCAGACTGACAGAGCAGTTCCTGAAGCTACATCATGAGATCTGGGACGTGATGAAAGAAGAGGTTCTAAAAGGCTATGCTCAAAGCAAGCGCTAG
- a CDS encoding purine-binding chemotaxis protein CheW (product_source=KO:K03408; cath_funfam=2.40.50.180; cog=COG0835; ko=KO:K03408; pfam=PF01584; smart=SM00260; superfamily=50341) — protein sequence MMDETAKHADAGITEYVTAMIGGQLFGLPIARVQDVFMPDRLTRVPLASDDVAGVLNLRGRIVTAIDMRARLGLPKNDDGRPPMAVGVDMRGESYGLLIDNIGEVLKLPNESREVNPVNLDPRMAKMAGGVHRLDGQLMVVLDVDRVLEIAPDMMAA from the coding sequence ATGATGGATGAAACAGCCAAACACGCGGACGCTGGTATTACCGAGTATGTCACGGCAATGATTGGAGGGCAGCTGTTCGGCCTACCGATCGCACGAGTGCAGGACGTATTCATGCCAGATCGATTGACCCGAGTACCTCTGGCTTCCGACGATGTCGCAGGCGTTCTCAACCTGCGCGGCCGCATCGTCACTGCTATCGATATGCGCGCACGGCTTGGCTTGCCGAAGAATGACGATGGCCGGCCGCCGATGGCGGTGGGCGTCGACATGCGCGGGGAGTCCTATGGACTTCTGATCGACAACATTGGTGAGGTTCTCAAGTTGCCGAACGAGAGCCGGGAGGTGAATCCCGTCAACCTCGATCCGCGCATGGCCAAGATGGCGGGTGGCGTTCACCGTCTCGATGGACAATTGATGGTCGTTCTGGATGTCGATCGCGTGCTGGAAATCGCTCCCGACATGATGGCGGCCTAA
- a CDS encoding hypothetical protein (product_source=COG5400; cleavage_site_network=SignalP-noTM; cog=COG5400; pfam=PF06577; smart=SM00698; transmembrane_helix_parts=Inside_1_6,TMhelix_7_24,Outside_25_141,TMhelix_142_164,Inside_165_190) yields MSFASRILALIFAATISLTVPAAAQQRSGGGTFSPDELVGAGHRFFGNVSRGLASVIERAVSQWGLPNGYVLGEEGSGAFVAGLRYGEGTLYTKNAGDLRVYWQGPSVGFDWGGDGARTMVLVYNLPATDAIYQRFVGIDGSAYIIGGFGMTALTANGIVLVPIRSGVGLRLGANVGYLKFTPRATWNPF; encoded by the coding sequence ATGAGCTTCGCTTCGCGCATTTTGGCTTTGATCTTTGCCGCGACGATTTCCCTGACAGTACCGGCAGCCGCCCAACAACGCTCAGGTGGCGGGACCTTTAGCCCCGACGAACTCGTCGGAGCGGGACACCGGTTCTTTGGCAACGTCTCGCGAGGGCTCGCGTCAGTCATCGAGCGAGCGGTGAGCCAGTGGGGCCTGCCAAACGGCTATGTGCTGGGCGAGGAAGGCAGCGGCGCCTTTGTTGCTGGGCTTCGCTATGGCGAGGGTACCCTTTACACCAAGAATGCCGGCGATCTGCGGGTGTACTGGCAGGGCCCATCGGTTGGATTCGACTGGGGCGGCGACGGAGCCCGAACCATGGTGTTGGTTTACAACCTGCCTGCAACGGATGCGATCTATCAGCGTTTCGTCGGCATCGATGGCTCGGCCTACATCATCGGCGGGTTCGGTATGACCGCACTGACGGCCAATGGCATTGTGCTGGTTCCCATTCGCTCCGGTGTCGGGCTGCGTCTTGGCGCCAATGTCGGATATCTCAAGTTTACTCCGCGCGCGACCTGGAATCCGTTCTGA